A window of the Branchiostoma lanceolatum isolate klBraLanc5 chromosome 13, klBraLanc5.hap2, whole genome shotgun sequence genome harbors these coding sequences:
- the LOC136447395 gene encoding uncharacterized protein isoform X3, whose product MTYNVRTEYWKCSRRFGGHFRLSIVAVLTVLACFVQEVSGSPSFTQMPGNLSFIKGEDVVFNWAFTSENPTLEIDLMTWFKVHNGQFLQIMKLTERLLVREPYEGRVERVGQAGFRLFNIGESDAGIYEVSVLFSDRTEIVDRANLDVKYAPMDTAIIVPPSLQLDDGRAVAKQGDDLALLCTTRSNPASRFSWTNGQSHLPTTSEVDQTTGVLTIRRVQKRDTGTYRCHASNTIEPDGDNRISIIVHYPPTRTTARIVSPQANITVGDDVTIRCSCEDAMPAPKFRWAKNGLRARDTSDLPNSATVDENLGLLTIRNVQLRDSGSYSCVADNGVPPTQSVEVAVNVAAKPTIRPTSNDIRSERASQTVIIATACTVPAFCLIVLVVSRAFCWRRRRSNNGCKPDNVSSSSNALIHRERLEYLCPDMNVLRVSNATELDKMADPVLQEFWDCLVRMDVDPVLVFLREKRSLSVDETAGVRAAPCVVERLLEILCVLKGDQASSVLSDALRHSDQTHLADLLDGKVLPDAKCVTIATTTETSFGITFRPAYKNPQHFGDVDKYLVTLELTTPEPKIIVKRRISASDPLQAEFSGLEQGTSYNVTVISKRGDVKSAGITVTITTIGGYEEPSRLLQRFNVEEQSKIHHVLIYKDKITLLEPLGNGNFGEVRHGVYRKGKKWVECAAKTLYDTAAPNEMVSLLQEGLRMIKFNHDNVLELTGICVHGNQAMIVLPYMKHGDLRKYLIKKQTLPLLENLRLCLDIARGMAYLSDNDIVHRDLAARNCMLDENLRVKVADFGLCRDVHEKGYYRIQSWEVHTGQHPCPPPQVKLPYKWMAPESHATYIFDTKTDIWSYGIVLWEIFAAGQTPYPGIPGVSIVHQLREGYRMERPNRCPIMLYNSVMKQCWLTNPLERPNFKDVLRKVEQIHTSFKHRSDFENTDVQVHSLA is encoded by the exons ATGACCTACAATGTGAGAACAGAGTATTGGAAGTGTTCACGCCGTTTCGGAGGACATTTCCGCCTCTCCATAGTTGCAGTGCTAACCGTCTTGGCGTGTTTCGTTCAGGAAGTATCAG gtTCGCCGAGTTTCACACAAATGCCCGGCAACCTGTCCTTCATCAAGGGGGAGGATGTTGTCTTCAACTGGGCATTCACTTCTGAAAACCCGACACTTGAAATTGACCTTATGACGTGGTTTAAAGTCCATAATGGGCAATTTTTACAAATTATGAAGTTAACGGAGAGATTGCTCGTTAGAGAGCCATACGAAGGTCGGGTTGAAAGAGTAGGACAGGCAGGATTTAGACTGTTCAACATTGGCGAGAGTGACGCGGGGATCTACGAGGTATCGGTATTGTTTTCAGACAGAACGGAGATAGTCGACCGAGCAAACCTTGATGTCAAAT ATGCACCAATGGATACGGCGATAATTGTGCCTCCCTCTCTTCAACTGGATGACGGGAGAGCAGTGGCGAAGCAAGGGGATGATTTGGCGTTACTTTGCACTACACGATCCAACCCTGCTTCAAGGTTCTCCTGGACAAACGGCCAAAGCCACCTTCCGACCACCTCAGAAGTCGACCAAACGACCGGCGTACTGACCATAAGGCGCGTGCAGAAAAGGGACACAGGAACTTATCGGTGTCATGCAAGTAACACCATCGAACCAGACGGAGACAACAGGATCAGCATCATAGTTCACT ACCCTCCAACGAGGACAACTGCTCGGATAGTTTCTCCACAAGCCAACATCACCgtgggtgatgacgtcacgatcCGATGTAGCTGTGAAGATGCGATGCCAGCACCAAAGTTTCGGTGGGCAAAAAATGGACTGAGGGCGCGCGACACGTCTGATCTGCCCAACTCGGCAACCGTGGATGAAAACTTGGGACTTCTCACCATCCGCAACGTACAGTTAAGAGACTCGGGCAGCTACAGCTGCGTCGCGGACAACGGTGTTCCACCGACCCAGTCTGTAGAGGTTGCCGTGAATGtcgcag CTAAACCGACGATACGACCAACTTCCAACGACATCAGAAGTGAGAGAGCCAGCCAAACAGTTATCATCGCAactgcatgtacagtaccagCGTTTTGCCTCATTGTTCTTGTCGTTTCTCGCGCCTTCTGCTGGCGGCGACGACGATCTAACAATGGGTGCAAACCTGACAACGTTTCGTCGTCGTCCAATGCTCTGATCCACAGAGAGAGACTGGAATACCTGTGTCCAGACATGAACGTGCTAC GCGTTTCCAACGCGACCGAGctggacaaaatggcggatccAGTTCTGCAGGAATTCTGGGATTGTTTGGTGAGAATGGATGTCGATCCGGTCCTGGTGTTTCTGCGGGAAAAACGG AGCCTGTCCGTGGATGAGACGGCCGGAGTGCGGGCTGCCCCCTGTGTGGTGGAAAGGCTGCTGGAAATCCTCTGCGTGCTGAAGGGCGACCAGGCGTCCAGTGTGCTCAGCGACGCCTTGCGACACTCGGACCAAACGCACCTTGCAGATCTTTTGGACGGAAAAG TCCTACCGGATGCCAAGTGCGTAACCATAGCAACCACCACAGAGACGTCGTTTGGTATCACCTTCCGCCCTGCGTACAAGAACCCCCAGCACTTTGGTGACGTAGACAAGTACCTCGTCACTTTGGAACTAACCACTCCCGAGCCAAAG ATCATCGTGAAAAGAAGGATCAGTGCGTCTGACCCCCTTCAGGCCGAGTTCAGTGGTTTGGAACAGGGAACGTCGTACAACGTCACCGTCATCAGCAAACGTGGTGACGTCAAGAGCGCCGGCATCACCGTCACCATAACAACGA TCGGTGGGTACGAGGAACCCAGTAGGCTTCTCCAAAGATTCAACGTCGAGGAACAGTCTAAAATTCACCACGTTCTAATTTACAAGGACAAAATCACCCTGCTCGAACCTTTAGGAAACG GAAACTTCGGGGAAGTCCGTCATGGCGTCTACAGAAAGGGCAAAAAATGGGTGGAATGTGCCGCGAAGACCTTGTATG ACACCGCCGCGCCAAACGAGATGGTGTCCCTCCTCCAGGAAGGACTGCGCATGATCAAGTTTAACCATGACAACGTCCTGGAGCTGACTGGCATCTGTGTCCATGGCAACCAGGCCATGATCGTCCTGCCCTACATGAAGCACGGAGATCTACGGAAGTATCTCATCAAGAAACAa ACGTTGCCCCTGTTGGAGAATCTTCGTCTGTGCCTTGACATCGCTCGCGGTATGGCGTATCTGTCTGATAACGACATCGTACATCGGGATCTGGCAGCGAGAAACTGCAT GTTGGACGAAAACTTGCGGGTGAAAGTTGCCGACTTTGGCCTTTGCAGAGACGTCCATGAAAAGGGATACTACAGAATACAGAGCtgggaggtacat acCGGACAACacccttgcccccctccccaggtaaAGTTACCGTACAAGTGGATGGCGCCGGAAAGCCACGCTACCTACATCTTTGATACCAAAACGGACATA TGGTCGTATGGGATCGTCCTTTGGGAGATTTTCGCCGCTGGACAGACGCCGTACCCCGGTATACCCGGGGTGTCCATCGTACATCAGCTGCGGGAGGGGTACCGTATGGAGCGGCCTAACAGATGCCCCATCATGCT gtaCAACAGTGTAATGAAACAATGTTGGCTGACGAATCCGTTAGAACGACCGAACTTCAAGGATGTTCTGAGAAAGGTCGAACAGATCCACACCTCTTTCAAACACCGGTCCGACTTCGAAAATACAGACGTTCAGGTACACAGCCTAGCttag
- the LOC136447395 gene encoding uncharacterized protein isoform X6 produces MTYNVRTEYWKCSRRFGGHFRLSIVAVLTVLACFVQEVSGSPSFTQMPGNLSFIKGEDVVFNWAFTSENPTLEIDLMTWFKVHNGQFLQIMKLTERLLVREPYEGRVERVGQAGFRLFNIGESDAGIYEVSVLFSDRTEIVDRANLDVKYPPTRTTARIVSPQANITVGDDVTIRCSCEDAMPAPKFRWAKNGLRARDTSDLPNSATVDENLGLLTIRNVQLRDSGSYSCVADNGVPPTQSVEVAVNVAEPFRTTAKPTIRPTSNDIRSERASQTVIIATACTVPAFCLIVLVVSRAFCWRRRRSNNGCKPDNVSSSSNALIHRERLEYLCPDMNVLRVSNATELDKMADPVLQEFWDCLVRMDVDPVLVFLREKRSLSVDETAGVRAAPCVVERLLEILCVLKGDQASSVLSDALRHSDQTHLADLLDGKVLPDAKCVTIATTTETSFGITFRPAYKNPQHFGDVDKYLVTLELTTPEPKIIVKRRISASDPLQAEFSGLEQGTSYNVTVISKRGDVKSAGITVTITTIGGYEEPSRLLQRFNVEEQSKIHHVLIYKDKITLLEPLGNGNFGEVRHGVYRKGKKWVECAAKTLYDTAAPNEMVSLLQEGLRMIKFNHDNVLELTGICVHGNQAMIVLPYMKHGDLRKYLIKKQTLPLLENLRLCLDIARGMAYLSDNDIVHRDLAARNCMLDENLRVKVADFGLCRDVHEKGYYRIQSWEVHTGQHPCPPPQVKLPYKWMAPESHATYIFDTKTDIWSYGIVLWEIFAAGQTPYPGIPGVSIVHQLREGYRMERPNRCPIMLYNSVMKQCWLTNPLERPNFKDVLRKVEQIHTSFKHRSDFENTDVQVHSLA; encoded by the exons ATGACCTACAATGTGAGAACAGAGTATTGGAAGTGTTCACGCCGTTTCGGAGGACATTTCCGCCTCTCCATAGTTGCAGTGCTAACCGTCTTGGCGTGTTTCGTTCAGGAAGTATCAG gtTCGCCGAGTTTCACACAAATGCCCGGCAACCTGTCCTTCATCAAGGGGGAGGATGTTGTCTTCAACTGGGCATTCACTTCTGAAAACCCGACACTTGAAATTGACCTTATGACGTGGTTTAAAGTCCATAATGGGCAATTTTTACAAATTATGAAGTTAACGGAGAGATTGCTCGTTAGAGAGCCATACGAAGGTCGGGTTGAAAGAGTAGGACAGGCAGGATTTAGACTGTTCAACATTGGCGAGAGTGACGCGGGGATCTACGAGGTATCGGTATTGTTTTCAGACAGAACGGAGATAGTCGACCGAGCAAACCTTGATGTCAAAT ACCCTCCAACGAGGACAACTGCTCGGATAGTTTCTCCACAAGCCAACATCACCgtgggtgatgacgtcacgatcCGATGTAGCTGTGAAGATGCGATGCCAGCACCAAAGTTTCGGTGGGCAAAAAATGGACTGAGGGCGCGCGACACGTCTGATCTGCCCAACTCGGCAACCGTGGATGAAAACTTGGGACTTCTCACCATCCGCAACGTACAGTTAAGAGACTCGGGCAGCTACAGCTGCGTCGCGGACAACGGTGTTCCACCGACCCAGTCTGTAGAGGTTGCCGTGAATGtcgcag AGCCATTTCGCACCACAGCTAAACCGACGATACGACCAACTTCCAACGACATCAGAAGTGAGAGAGCCAGCCAAACAGTTATCATCGCAactgcatgtacagtaccagCGTTTTGCCTCATTGTTCTTGTCGTTTCTCGCGCCTTCTGCTGGCGGCGACGACGATCTAACAATGGGTGCAAACCTGACAACGTTTCGTCGTCGTCCAATGCTCTGATCCACAGAGAGAGACTGGAATACCTGTGTCCAGACATGAACGTGCTAC GCGTTTCCAACGCGACCGAGctggacaaaatggcggatccAGTTCTGCAGGAATTCTGGGATTGTTTGGTGAGAATGGATGTCGATCCGGTCCTGGTGTTTCTGCGGGAAAAACGG AGCCTGTCCGTGGATGAGACGGCCGGAGTGCGGGCTGCCCCCTGTGTGGTGGAAAGGCTGCTGGAAATCCTCTGCGTGCTGAAGGGCGACCAGGCGTCCAGTGTGCTCAGCGACGCCTTGCGACACTCGGACCAAACGCACCTTGCAGATCTTTTGGACGGAAAAG TCCTACCGGATGCCAAGTGCGTAACCATAGCAACCACCACAGAGACGTCGTTTGGTATCACCTTCCGCCCTGCGTACAAGAACCCCCAGCACTTTGGTGACGTAGACAAGTACCTCGTCACTTTGGAACTAACCACTCCCGAGCCAAAG ATCATCGTGAAAAGAAGGATCAGTGCGTCTGACCCCCTTCAGGCCGAGTTCAGTGGTTTGGAACAGGGAACGTCGTACAACGTCACCGTCATCAGCAAACGTGGTGACGTCAAGAGCGCCGGCATCACCGTCACCATAACAACGA TCGGTGGGTACGAGGAACCCAGTAGGCTTCTCCAAAGATTCAACGTCGAGGAACAGTCTAAAATTCACCACGTTCTAATTTACAAGGACAAAATCACCCTGCTCGAACCTTTAGGAAACG GAAACTTCGGGGAAGTCCGTCATGGCGTCTACAGAAAGGGCAAAAAATGGGTGGAATGTGCCGCGAAGACCTTGTATG ACACCGCCGCGCCAAACGAGATGGTGTCCCTCCTCCAGGAAGGACTGCGCATGATCAAGTTTAACCATGACAACGTCCTGGAGCTGACTGGCATCTGTGTCCATGGCAACCAGGCCATGATCGTCCTGCCCTACATGAAGCACGGAGATCTACGGAAGTATCTCATCAAGAAACAa ACGTTGCCCCTGTTGGAGAATCTTCGTCTGTGCCTTGACATCGCTCGCGGTATGGCGTATCTGTCTGATAACGACATCGTACATCGGGATCTGGCAGCGAGAAACTGCAT GTTGGACGAAAACTTGCGGGTGAAAGTTGCCGACTTTGGCCTTTGCAGAGACGTCCATGAAAAGGGATACTACAGAATACAGAGCtgggaggtacat acCGGACAACacccttgcccccctccccaggtaaAGTTACCGTACAAGTGGATGGCGCCGGAAAGCCACGCTACCTACATCTTTGATACCAAAACGGACATA TGGTCGTATGGGATCGTCCTTTGGGAGATTTTCGCCGCTGGACAGACGCCGTACCCCGGTATACCCGGGGTGTCCATCGTACATCAGCTGCGGGAGGGGTACCGTATGGAGCGGCCTAACAGATGCCCCATCATGCT gtaCAACAGTGTAATGAAACAATGTTGGCTGACGAATCCGTTAGAACGACCGAACTTCAAGGATGTTCTGAGAAAGGTCGAACAGATCCACACCTCTTTCAAACACCGGTCCGACTTCGAAAATACAGACGTTCAGGTACACAGCCTAGCttag
- the LOC136447395 gene encoding uncharacterized protein isoform X5, which translates to MTYNVRTEYWKCSRRFGGHFRLSIVAVLTVLACFVQEVSGSPSFTQMPGNLSFIKGEDVVFNWAFTSENPTLEIDLMTWFKVHNGQFLQIMKLTERLLVREPYEGRVERVGQAGFRLFNIGESDAGIYEVSVLFSDRTEIVDRANLDVKYAPMDTAIIVPPSLQLDDGRAVAKQGDDLALLCTTRSNPASRFSWTNGQSHLPTTSEVDQTTGVLTIRRVQKRDTGTYRCHASNTIEPDGDNRISIIVHYPPTRTTARIVSPQANITVGDDVTIRCSCEDAMPAPKFRWAKNGLRARDTSDLPNSATVDENLGLLTIRNVQLRDSGSYSCVADNGVPPTQSVEVAVNVAEPFRTTAKPTIRPTSNDIRSERASQTVIIATACTVPAFCLIVLVVSRAFCWRRRRSNNGCKPDNVSSSSNALIHRERLEYLCPDMNVLRVSNATELDKMADPVLQEFWDCLVRMDVDPVLVFLREKRSLSVDETAGVRAAPCVVERLLEILCVLKGDQASSVLSDALRHSDQTHLADLLDGKVLPDAKCVTIATTTETSFGITFRPAYKNPQHFGDVDKYLVTLELTTPEPKIIVKRRISASDPLQAEFSGLEQGTSYNVTVISKRGDVKSAGITVTITTIGGYEEPSRLLQRFNVEEQSKIHHVLIYKDKITLLEPLGNGNFGEVRHGVYRKGKKWVECAAKTLYDTAAPNEMVSLLQEGLRMIKFNHDNVLELTGICVHGNQAMIVLPYMKHGDLRKYLIKKQTLPLLENLRLCLDIARGMAYLSDNDIVHRDLAARNCMLDENLRVKVADFGLCRDVHEKGYYRIQSWEVKLPYKWMAPESHATYIFDTKTDIWSYGIVLWEIFAAGQTPYPGIPGVSIVHQLREGYRMERPNRCPIMLYNSVMKQCWLTNPLERPNFKDVLRKVEQIHTSFKHRSDFENTDVQVHSLA; encoded by the exons ATGACCTACAATGTGAGAACAGAGTATTGGAAGTGTTCACGCCGTTTCGGAGGACATTTCCGCCTCTCCATAGTTGCAGTGCTAACCGTCTTGGCGTGTTTCGTTCAGGAAGTATCAG gtTCGCCGAGTTTCACACAAATGCCCGGCAACCTGTCCTTCATCAAGGGGGAGGATGTTGTCTTCAACTGGGCATTCACTTCTGAAAACCCGACACTTGAAATTGACCTTATGACGTGGTTTAAAGTCCATAATGGGCAATTTTTACAAATTATGAAGTTAACGGAGAGATTGCTCGTTAGAGAGCCATACGAAGGTCGGGTTGAAAGAGTAGGACAGGCAGGATTTAGACTGTTCAACATTGGCGAGAGTGACGCGGGGATCTACGAGGTATCGGTATTGTTTTCAGACAGAACGGAGATAGTCGACCGAGCAAACCTTGATGTCAAAT ATGCACCAATGGATACGGCGATAATTGTGCCTCCCTCTCTTCAACTGGATGACGGGAGAGCAGTGGCGAAGCAAGGGGATGATTTGGCGTTACTTTGCACTACACGATCCAACCCTGCTTCAAGGTTCTCCTGGACAAACGGCCAAAGCCACCTTCCGACCACCTCAGAAGTCGACCAAACGACCGGCGTACTGACCATAAGGCGCGTGCAGAAAAGGGACACAGGAACTTATCGGTGTCATGCAAGTAACACCATCGAACCAGACGGAGACAACAGGATCAGCATCATAGTTCACT ACCCTCCAACGAGGACAACTGCTCGGATAGTTTCTCCACAAGCCAACATCACCgtgggtgatgacgtcacgatcCGATGTAGCTGTGAAGATGCGATGCCAGCACCAAAGTTTCGGTGGGCAAAAAATGGACTGAGGGCGCGCGACACGTCTGATCTGCCCAACTCGGCAACCGTGGATGAAAACTTGGGACTTCTCACCATCCGCAACGTACAGTTAAGAGACTCGGGCAGCTACAGCTGCGTCGCGGACAACGGTGTTCCACCGACCCAGTCTGTAGAGGTTGCCGTGAATGtcgcag AGCCATTTCGCACCACAGCTAAACCGACGATACGACCAACTTCCAACGACATCAGAAGTGAGAGAGCCAGCCAAACAGTTATCATCGCAactgcatgtacagtaccagCGTTTTGCCTCATTGTTCTTGTCGTTTCTCGCGCCTTCTGCTGGCGGCGACGACGATCTAACAATGGGTGCAAACCTGACAACGTTTCGTCGTCGTCCAATGCTCTGATCCACAGAGAGAGACTGGAATACCTGTGTCCAGACATGAACGTGCTAC GCGTTTCCAACGCGACCGAGctggacaaaatggcggatccAGTTCTGCAGGAATTCTGGGATTGTTTGGTGAGAATGGATGTCGATCCGGTCCTGGTGTTTCTGCGGGAAAAACGG AGCCTGTCCGTGGATGAGACGGCCGGAGTGCGGGCTGCCCCCTGTGTGGTGGAAAGGCTGCTGGAAATCCTCTGCGTGCTGAAGGGCGACCAGGCGTCCAGTGTGCTCAGCGACGCCTTGCGACACTCGGACCAAACGCACCTTGCAGATCTTTTGGACGGAAAAG TCCTACCGGATGCCAAGTGCGTAACCATAGCAACCACCACAGAGACGTCGTTTGGTATCACCTTCCGCCCTGCGTACAAGAACCCCCAGCACTTTGGTGACGTAGACAAGTACCTCGTCACTTTGGAACTAACCACTCCCGAGCCAAAG ATCATCGTGAAAAGAAGGATCAGTGCGTCTGACCCCCTTCAGGCCGAGTTCAGTGGTTTGGAACAGGGAACGTCGTACAACGTCACCGTCATCAGCAAACGTGGTGACGTCAAGAGCGCCGGCATCACCGTCACCATAACAACGA TCGGTGGGTACGAGGAACCCAGTAGGCTTCTCCAAAGATTCAACGTCGAGGAACAGTCTAAAATTCACCACGTTCTAATTTACAAGGACAAAATCACCCTGCTCGAACCTTTAGGAAACG GAAACTTCGGGGAAGTCCGTCATGGCGTCTACAGAAAGGGCAAAAAATGGGTGGAATGTGCCGCGAAGACCTTGTATG ACACCGCCGCGCCAAACGAGATGGTGTCCCTCCTCCAGGAAGGACTGCGCATGATCAAGTTTAACCATGACAACGTCCTGGAGCTGACTGGCATCTGTGTCCATGGCAACCAGGCCATGATCGTCCTGCCCTACATGAAGCACGGAGATCTACGGAAGTATCTCATCAAGAAACAa ACGTTGCCCCTGTTGGAGAATCTTCGTCTGTGCCTTGACATCGCTCGCGGTATGGCGTATCTGTCTGATAACGACATCGTACATCGGGATCTGGCAGCGAGAAACTGCAT GTTGGACGAAAACTTGCGGGTGAAAGTTGCCGACTTTGGCCTTTGCAGAGACGTCCATGAAAAGGGATACTACAGAATACAGAGCtgggag gtaaAGTTACCGTACAAGTGGATGGCGCCGGAAAGCCACGCTACCTACATCTTTGATACCAAAACGGACATA TGGTCGTATGGGATCGTCCTTTGGGAGATTTTCGCCGCTGGACAGACGCCGTACCCCGGTATACCCGGGGTGTCCATCGTACATCAGCTGCGGGAGGGGTACCGTATGGAGCGGCCTAACAGATGCCCCATCATGCT gtaCAACAGTGTAATGAAACAATGTTGGCTGACGAATCCGTTAGAACGACCGAACTTCAAGGATGTTCTGAGAAAGGTCGAACAGATCCACACCTCTTTCAAACACCGGTCCGACTTCGAAAATACAGACGTTCAGGTACACAGCCTAGCttag